One Rhodoferax sp. GW822-FHT02A01 genomic window, CGGTTGAACCGATCACCGAGAAACAGAGGTTTGCCAAACAGTCCGGTGGTCAGGGTGCTGGCGAAATACGCCACACTGATGAGGAGCAGCCAGATGCTGTGTGTAGAGCCAGTGGCCCGCATGGTGATCTGCATGGCCACCAGCACCAGACCCAGCGTCAGACGGGCCGTCATGAAGCCCTGCCAGATACGAGAGAACTCGCGTGTATCGTCCGTATGGATATCCGTACCCGACGCTGCTACCGGTCCCAGCCAGGAGCGCACGCGGGCAGACACGGACATCAGGGCTCCCGGGCCAGGCGGTGCGCGGCGCTGCAGTACACCGCCTGTGCGCCGTGTACGGCCTCGGTCGCCGGCAGATGCACACCGCAGTGCGCACATACCACCATGGCCGCGGCACCTGGGGGGGGCGCACTCTTGCGCACTGCCTTGTTCACCTTGTTGGCACGGGAGTGACGCCACTGGAATGCAAACACCATGAAGATGAAGAACAGCAGTAGGAACTTCACGGTGCGCGTCCCAGAATGATCTCCAGCACAAAGCGTGACCCCACATAGGCCAGCAGCAAAAATGCCGACCCCATGTACAACACCGTGGTGGCCCGCTTGCCGCGCCAGCCGAAACCAATGCGTCCGACCAGCAGCACCACGAAGGTCAGCCATGACAGTACCGAGAACACCGTCTTGTGGTCCCAGCGCCAAGCGTGGCCATAGACCACCTCGCCAAACAGCATGCCGACCACCAGCGTGGCACTGAGCAGCACGAATCCGGCACCCACGAAGCGATAGGTCAGCCGCTCCAGGGTCAGAAGCGGCAGTCCACTGTGGGAGTCCTTGCCAGAGCGAATGCGTCGCTCCGCGTGGTTCATGAACCATGCATGCACCACCGCCATGCCGAACAGGCCGTAGCAGGCCACACCAAAAGCCAGGTGCACCGGAAGCCAGACCGAGGTGGTGGCGGGCATGACACTGCCCGGAAACAAATAGGCCAGCATGACAGCAATGGCGCCAATGGTGCTGAGCGTCCAGCGCGTCGGGAGCTGCGGGTAAATCAGGCTTTCCACCGCATATACCGCAGCCACCAGCCAGGCGGTGACCGAGAGGGCCGTGGCAAAACCGAAGTGCGGCGGATCGCCCAGCAGTGCCAGCGCCAGCAAAGCCCCCTGCAATAGCCAGGCTACTCCCACCCACAAATGGGCGGACCGCACTCCCATGCGGTTGACCAGAACGGCTGGAAAAGCATAGGCCAGCGCGGACAGAACCGACAGAATCAGCGGGATAGGGGACGCACTGGCTAAAATCATGTGCACAGTTTAGCGTTTTGCATTCCGCCAGCTCCGTCTGGCGCCCAAATACAGGTTCCGGCTTGCCGGACTTTTCACCCATGGCCTCCGCACTCACCGACAAACTCAGCCGCCTCGTCAAGGAACTTCGCGGGCAGGCGCGCATCACCGAAAGCAATGTCTCCGACATGCTGCGGGAGGTGCGCATGGCGCTGCTGGAGGCCGATGTGGCACTTCCGGTGGTGCGTGATTTCATTGCACGCGTCAAGGAAAAGGCGCTGGGCCAGGAAGTGCTGGGCTCGTTGCAACCCGGTCAGGTGCTGGTGAGCATCGTCAATCGTGAGCTTGCAGCCACCATGGGAGAGGGCATCAGCGACATCAATCTGGCGGCCCAGCCGCCCGCGGTGATTCTGATGGCGGGTCTGCAGGGCGCAGGTAAGACCACCACCACCGGCAAGCTGGCCAAGCACCTGATCGAAAAGCGCAAGAAAAAGGTGCTGACGGTCTCGGGCGACGTGTACCGCCCGGCCGCTATCGAGCAGTTGAAGACGGTGACAGCGCAGGCCGGCGCCGAGTGGTTCCCCAGCACGCCAGACCAGAAGCCGGTGGACATCGGCCTGGCAGCCCTGGACTACGCCAAGAAGCACTTTTTTGACGTGTTGCTGGTGGACACCGCGGGGCGTCTGGCCATTGACGAAGCCTTGATGCTGGAAATCAAGCAGCTGCACGCCGCCCTCAACCCGGTGGAAACGCTGTTCGTGGTCGACGCCATGCAGGGGCAGGACGCGGTCAACACGGCCAAGGCATTCAAGGACGCGCTGCCGTTGACCGGCATTGTGCTGACCAAGACCGATGGCGACTCGCGCGGTGGTGCAGCGTTGTCGGTGCGTCAAGTCACGGGGGCGCCCATCAAGTTTGCCGGCGTGAGCGAAAAACTTGACGGCCTGGAAGTGTTCGATGCAGAGCGCCATGCGGGGCGTATTCTGGGCATGGGCGACATCGTTGCGCTGGTGGAGCAGGTCACTTCCGGCGTCAACATCGAAGCAGCGCAGAAACTGGCCGCCAAGGTCAAGAGCGGTGCCGGTTTCGACCTCAACGACTTCCTGGCGCAGATTCAGCAGATGAAGCAGATGGGCGGGCTCTCCAGTCTCATGGACAAGCTGCCCGCCGCCATGACGGCCAAGGCTGGTCAGGTCGACATGGAGCGCGCCGAAAAGGACATCAAACGCAAGGAAGGCATCATCCACAGCATGACGCCGCTGGAGCGCGCCAAGCCCGAGCTCATCAAGGCCACGCGCAAGCGCCGCATCGCCGCGGGCGCGGGTGTTCAGGTGCAGGAGGTCAACCGCATGCTCAAGGAATTCGAGCAAATGCAGGAAATGATGAAGAAGATGAAGGGCGGCGGCATGATGAAGATGATGAAGCGCCTGGGTGGAATGAAGGGCATGAAAGGCATGCCCGGCATGCCTTTCTAGGCAAGCGCTTCCGTCGTCACCACTTCACCACGCAAGGTGTAGCTGCGCGTCTCGGTGATGCGCACATCCACCATCTGGCCGATCAGCCGGGGTTGGCCGGCAAAGTTCACGACCCGGTTGCACTCGGTGCGGCCCATGAGTTCACCGCTGTCGCGCTTGGAGCTCCCTTCCACCAGCAGGCGCTGCACCGTGCCCAAGCGACTTTCGCTGATGCGGGTGATGTTGGCGTTGATGACGCCCTGCAGGTGTTGCAGGCGGCGCAGCTTCACATCGTGCGGCGTGTCATCGTGCAAGTTGGCCGCAGGTGTTCCGGGGCGCGGGCTGAAGATGAAGCTGAAGCTGTTGTCAAAGCCGATGTCGTCGATCAGCTTCATCATCTTGTTGAAGTCGTCTTCCGTTTCTCCGGGGAAGCCGACGATGAAGTCGCTGCTCATGGCCATGTCCGGACGGATGGCGCGCAATTTGCGCACCGTGCTCTTGTATTCCATGGCGGTATAGCCGCGCTTCATGGCCATCAGGATATTGTCGCTTCCGTGCTGCACCGGCAGATGCAGATGGCTGACCAGCTTCGGGATTTTGTCGTACGCGGCGATCAGGGAAGGCGTGAACTCATTGGGGTGGCTGGTGGTGAAGCGCAGGCGTTCAATGCCCGGAATGTCGGCCACATATTCCAGCAGGGTGGCAAAGTCCGCAACTTCAGAGCCGCCAGCACCCATGGGCGCACGCCAGGCATTCACGTTCTGGCCCAGCAGGGTGATTTCCTTGACCCCCTGGTCGGCCAGCCCGGCCACCTCTACCAGCACGTCCTCAAACGGGCGGCTCACCTCTTCGCCGCGGGTGTAGGGCACCACGCAGTAGCTGCAATACTTGCTGCAGCCTTCCATGATGCTCACAAAAGCGGATGCGCCTTCCACCTTGGCGGGCGGCAGGTGATCGAACTTTTCAATTTCCGGAAAGCTGATGTCCACCTGCGGCTTGTTCTGGGCCGCGCGTGCCGCCAGCATCTCCGGCAGCCTGTGTAGGGTTTGCGGGCCAAACACCACGTCCACATAGGGTGCGCGGGCGATGATGGCCGCACCTTCCTGGCTGGCCACGCAGCCACCTACGCCGATCTGCACGCCTTTCTTCTTGAGGTGCTTGATACGGCCCAGGTCAGAGAACACCTTTTCCTGGGCCTTTTCCCGCACGGAGCAGGTGTTGAAGAGAATCAGGTCGGCCTCTTCCACGTCCTGCGTGGGCTCGTAGCCCTGGGCCGCGCCCAACACGTCGGCCATCTTGTCCGA contains:
- a CDS encoding PP0621 family protein — translated: MKFLLLFFIFMVFAFQWRHSRANKVNKAVRKSAPPPGAAAMVVCAHCGVHLPATEAVHGAQAVYCSAAHRLAREP
- the ccsA gene encoding cytochrome c biogenesis protein CcsA; this translates as MILASASPIPLILSVLSALAYAFPAVLVNRMGVRSAHLWVGVAWLLQGALLALALLGDPPHFGFATALSVTAWLVAAVYAVESLIYPQLPTRWTLSTIGAIAVMLAYLFPGSVMPATTSVWLPVHLAFGVACYGLFGMAVVHAWFMNHAERRIRSGKDSHSGLPLLTLERLTYRFVGAGFVLLSATLVVGMLFGEVVYGHAWRWDHKTVFSVLSWLTFVVLLVGRIGFGWRGKRATTVLYMGSAFLLLAYVGSRFVLEIILGRAP
- the ffh gene encoding signal recognition particle protein; translation: MASALTDKLSRLVKELRGQARITESNVSDMLREVRMALLEADVALPVVRDFIARVKEKALGQEVLGSLQPGQVLVSIVNRELAATMGEGISDINLAAQPPAVILMAGLQGAGKTTTTGKLAKHLIEKRKKKVLTVSGDVYRPAAIEQLKTVTAQAGAEWFPSTPDQKPVDIGLAALDYAKKHFFDVLLVDTAGRLAIDEALMLEIKQLHAALNPVETLFVVDAMQGQDAVNTAKAFKDALPLTGIVLTKTDGDSRGGAALSVRQVTGAPIKFAGVSEKLDGLEVFDAERHAGRILGMGDIVALVEQVTSGVNIEAAQKLAAKVKSGAGFDLNDFLAQIQQMKQMGGLSSLMDKLPAAMTAKAGQVDMERAEKDIKRKEGIIHSMTPLERAKPELIKATRKRRIAAGAGVQVQEVNRMLKEFEQMQEMMKKMKGGGMMKMMKRLGGMKGMKGMPGMPF
- the miaB gene encoding tRNA (N6-isopentenyl adenosine(37)-C2)-methylthiotransferase MiaB encodes the protein MSKKVFIKTFGCQMNEYDSDKMADVLGAAQGYEPTQDVEEADLILFNTCSVREKAQEKVFSDLGRIKHLKKKGVQIGVGGCVASQEGAAIIARAPYVDVVFGPQTLHRLPEMLAARAAQNKPQVDISFPEIEKFDHLPPAKVEGASAFVSIMEGCSKYCSYCVVPYTRGEEVSRPFEDVLVEVAGLADQGVKEITLLGQNVNAWRAPMGAGGSEVADFATLLEYVADIPGIERLRFTTSHPNEFTPSLIAAYDKIPKLVSHLHLPVQHGSDNILMAMKRGYTAMEYKSTVRKLRAIRPDMAMSSDFIVGFPGETEDDFNKMMKLIDDIGFDNSFSFIFSPRPGTPAANLHDDTPHDVKLRRLQHLQGVINANITRISESRLGTVQRLLVEGSSKRDSGELMGRTECNRVVNFAGQPRLIGQMVDVRITETRSYTLRGEVVTTEALA